The Xiphophorus couchianus chromosome 5, X_couchianus-1.0, whole genome shotgun sequence genome includes a region encoding these proteins:
- the clta gene encoding clathrin light chain A isoform X2, which produces MDDFDMLNAPAAGNGVGSDEDPAAAFLAQQESEIAGIENDEGFSILDGGEVPSSLRDSNDGAINGEFHGESNGPSDAYAAISNADRLQAEPESLRKWREEQRERLEVLDANSRKQESEWKEKAKLELEDWHARQNEQLEKAKSNNRVLDEDFYKQPFSDLIGYVAAEEAMISDLDENNPGTEWERVARLCDFNPKSSKQAKDVSRMRSVLISLKQSPLVR; this is translated from the exons ATGGATGATTTTGACATGCTGAACGCGCCCGCCGCTGGAAACGGCGTGGGCTCGGACGAAGACCCGGCCGCCGCTTTCCTGGCCCAACAGGAGAGCGAAATTGCGGGGATCGAGAATGACGAGGGCTTCAGCATCCTGGACGGCGGAGAGGTCCCTTCGTCGCTCAGAGACTCCAACG aCGGCGCCATCAATGGAGAGTTTCACGGG gaaaGCAATGGCCCATCAGATGCCTATGCAGCCATTTCCAACGCCGACCGGCTGCAGGCTGAACCTGAAAGTCTCCGGAAGTGGAGGGAGGAACAACGAGAGAGGCTGGAGGTGCTAG ATGCCAACTCTCGCAAGCAGGAGTCCGAGTGGAAGGAGAAGGCCAAGTTGGAGCTGGAGGACTGGCATGCCAGGCAGAACGAGCAGCTGGAGAAAGCTAAATCCAACAACAG AGTGCTGGATGAAGACTTCTACAAGCAGCCCTTCTCTGACCTCATTGGTTATGT GGCGGCCGAGGAAGCCATGATTTCGGATCTGGACGAGAACAACCCCGGCACAGAGTGGGAGCGGGTGGCTCGGCTCTGCGACTTCAACCCCAAGTCCAGCAAGCAGGCCAAAGACGTGTCCCGCATGCGCTCCGTCCTCATCTCCCTAAAGCAGTCCCCGCTGGTCCGCTAG
- the clta gene encoding clathrin light chain A isoform X3, with translation MDDFDMLNAPAAGNGVGSDEDPAAAFLAQQESEIAGIENDEGFSILDGGEVPSSLRDSNDGAINGEFHGESNGPSDAYAAISNADRLQAEPESLRKWREEQRERLEVLDANSRKQESEWKEKAKLELEDWHARQNEQLEKAKSNNRAAEEAMISDLDENNPGTEWERVARLCDFNPKSSKQAKDVSRMRSVLISLKQSPLVR, from the exons ATGGATGATTTTGACATGCTGAACGCGCCCGCCGCTGGAAACGGCGTGGGCTCGGACGAAGACCCGGCCGCCGCTTTCCTGGCCCAACAGGAGAGCGAAATTGCGGGGATCGAGAATGACGAGGGCTTCAGCATCCTGGACGGCGGAGAGGTCCCTTCGTCGCTCAGAGACTCCAACG aCGGCGCCATCAATGGAGAGTTTCACGGG gaaaGCAATGGCCCATCAGATGCCTATGCAGCCATTTCCAACGCCGACCGGCTGCAGGCTGAACCTGAAAGTCTCCGGAAGTGGAGGGAGGAACAACGAGAGAGGCTGGAGGTGCTAG ATGCCAACTCTCGCAAGCAGGAGTCCGAGTGGAAGGAGAAGGCCAAGTTGGAGCTGGAGGACTGGCATGCCAGGCAGAACGAGCAGCTGGAGAAAGCTAAATCCAACAACAG GGCGGCCGAGGAAGCCATGATTTCGGATCTGGACGAGAACAACCCCGGCACAGAGTGGGAGCGGGTGGCTCGGCTCTGCGACTTCAACCCCAAGTCCAGCAAGCAGGCCAAAGACGTGTCCCGCATGCGCTCCGTCCTCATCTCCCTAAAGCAGTCCCCGCTGGTCCGCTAG
- the nansa gene encoding N-acetylneuraminic acid synthase a, producing MPLEFELCPGRSIGGEHPCFIIAEIGQNHQGDLEIAKKMIKMAKDCGADCAKFQKSELEYKFNKRALERPYTSKNSWGKTYGEHKRHLEFSHDQYRELQKYAAEVGIFFTASGMDEMAVEFLHELKVPFFKVGSGDTNNFPYLEKTAKKGRPMVVSSGMQSMETMRRVYKTVKQHNQNFAILQCTSAYPLEAEDVNLRVITEYQKEFPDIPIGYSGHESGISISVAAVALGAKVIERHVTLDKTWKGSDHEASLVPSELAELVRAVRLVERALGSGAKRMLPCEKACHDKLGKSVVAKVKIPQGTVLTLDMLAVKVAEPMGVPAEDIFQLVGKTVTEQVEEDDSVLPEVVDSYGKKAKC from the exons ATGCCTCTGGAGTTTGAACTGTGTCCCGGTCGGTCCATCGGAGGAGAACATCCGTGTTTCATCATAGCCGAGATTGGACAGAACCACCAGGGAGACCTCGAGATCGCCAAGAAGATGATTAAAATGGCAAAG GACTGCGGTGCTGACTGCGCCAAATTCCAGAAGAGCGAGCTGGAGTACAAATTCAACAAGCGAGCCCTGGAGCGTCCGTACACCTCCAAGAACTCCTGGGGCAAAACCTATGGCGAACACAAGCGCCACCTGGAGTTCAGTCATGATCAGTATAGGGAGCTGCAGAAATACGCTGCAGAGGTGGGGATCTTCTTCACGGCTTCGGGGATGGATGAG ATGGCAGTAGAGTTTCTCCACGAGCTCAAAGTGCCTTTCTTCAAAGTTGGATCCGGAGACACCAACAACTTTCCTTATCTGGAGAAAACGGCCAAGAAGG GCCGTCCCATGGTGGTGTCCAGCGGGATGCAGTCGATGGAGACGATGCGTCGCGTCTACAAGACGGTGAAGCAGCACAACCAGAACTTTGCCATCCTGCAGTGCACCAGTGCGTACCCTCTGGAGGCTGAAGATGTCAACCTCAGAGTCATCACG GAATACCAGAAGGAATTTCCCGATATTCCCATCGGGTATTCCGGTCACGAGTCTGGGATCAGCATCTCGGTGGCAGCTGTGGCTCTGGGAGCGAAGGTCATCGAGCGTCACGTAACCTTGGACAAGACGTGGAAGGGGAGCGACCACGAGGCCTCGCTGGTCCCCTCTGAGCTGGCGGAGCTGGTCCGCGCCGTCCGTCTGGTGGAGCGGGCGCTGGGAAGCGGCGCCAAGCGGATGTTGCCCTGCGAGAAGGCGTGCCACGACAAA CTGGGCAAATCCGTGGTCGCCAAGGTGAAGATCCCCCAGGGAACGGTCCTGACGCTGGACATGCTGGCGGTGAAAGTGGCCGAGCCCATGGGCGTCCCGGCAGAGGACATCTTCCAGCTGGTTGGGAAGACGGTGACggagcaggtggaggaggacGACAGCGTCCTGCCGGAGGTGGTGGACAGCTACGGCAAGAAGGCCAAGTGCTGA
- the clta gene encoding clathrin light chain A isoform X1, with protein sequence MDDFDMLNAPAAGNGVGSDEDPAAAFLAQQESEIAGIENDEGFSILDGGEVPSSLRDSNDGAINGEFHGESNGPSDAYAAISNADRLQAEPESLRKWREEQRERLEVLDANSRKQESEWKEKAKLELEDWHARQNEQLEKAKSNNRVLDEDFYKQPFSDLIGYVTHINHPCYRLDQAAEEAMISDLDENNPGTEWERVARLCDFNPKSSKQAKDVSRMRSVLISLKQSPLVR encoded by the exons ATGGATGATTTTGACATGCTGAACGCGCCCGCCGCTGGAAACGGCGTGGGCTCGGACGAAGACCCGGCCGCCGCTTTCCTGGCCCAACAGGAGAGCGAAATTGCGGGGATCGAGAATGACGAGGGCTTCAGCATCCTGGACGGCGGAGAGGTCCCTTCGTCGCTCAGAGACTCCAACG aCGGCGCCATCAATGGAGAGTTTCACGGG gaaaGCAATGGCCCATCAGATGCCTATGCAGCCATTTCCAACGCCGACCGGCTGCAGGCTGAACCTGAAAGTCTCCGGAAGTGGAGGGAGGAACAACGAGAGAGGCTGGAGGTGCTAG ATGCCAACTCTCGCAAGCAGGAGTCCGAGTGGAAGGAGAAGGCCAAGTTGGAGCTGGAGGACTGGCATGCCAGGCAGAACGAGCAGCTGGAGAAAGCTAAATCCAACAACAG AGTGCTGGATGAAGACTTCTACAAGCAGCCCTTCTCTGACCTCATTGGTTATGT CACACACATTAACCATCCTTGCTACCGCCTAGACCA GGCGGCCGAGGAAGCCATGATTTCGGATCTGGACGAGAACAACCCCGGCACAGAGTGGGAGCGGGTGGCTCGGCTCTGCGACTTCAACCCCAAGTCCAGCAAGCAGGCCAAAGACGTGTCCCGCATGCGCTCCGTCCTCATCTCCCTAAAGCAGTCCCCGCTGGTCCGCTAG